A section of the Pedobacter sp. HDW13 genome encodes:
- a CDS encoding histone H1 has translation MKNFDSLKAVVLGAEEDALKFFAKGNGAAGRRLRIAMQQVKLLGQQIRVEVSEKKKKK, from the coding sequence ATGAAAAATTTTGATTCGTTAAAGGCGGTTGTATTGGGCGCGGAAGAAGATGCGCTGAAGTTTTTTGCTAAAGGGAATGGCGCGGCTGGTAGGAGGCTTCGAATTGCCATGCAGCAGGTTAAATTGCTGGGACAGCAGATACGGGTGGAAGTGAGCGAAAAGAAGAAAAAGAAGTAG
- a CDS encoding recombinase family protein translates to MEEENKLLVAVGYARIERYGDLRELDWQAERIYDYCQENGIELRVVLSEQGERSMSWRLLEGIVCQQHGRVNVVVVAEMDILSRDVGWLLLKQAEFETKYGAEIVSVKGSQLSIDKDGGMTMG, encoded by the coding sequence ATGGAAGAGGAGAATAAGCTATTGGTTGCGGTCGGTTATGCCAGGATTGAACGCTACGGGGACCTGCGGGAACTTGACTGGCAGGCGGAACGGATCTATGATTACTGTCAGGAGAATGGGATTGAACTGAGGGTGGTGCTTTCTGAGCAAGGGGAAAGGAGCATGTCCTGGCGGCTTCTGGAGGGGATTGTTTGTCAACAACATGGCCGCGTTAATGTGGTGGTGGTCGCGGAAATGGATATTCTTTCCCGCGATGTGGGCTGGTTGCTGTTGAAACAGGCAGAGTTCGAAACTAAGTATGGGGCGGAGATTGTCTCTGTAAAGGGTAGCCAGTTAAGTATTGATAAAGATGGTGGGATGACTATGGGATAG